Proteins from a single region of Nitrososphaerota archaeon:
- a CDS encoding (2Fe-2S)-binding protein, giving the protein MKVQMEVNGTRTESDVEATTLLSDFIREEASLTGTHVGCDTSNCGACTVLLDGRAVKSCTVLAVQAAGRKVTTIEGLGDVNSLSPVQYAFWKKHGLQCGFCTPGMIVSAYALIQKNPDPDEEEIRKALTGNLCRCTGYVKIVESVRYAAKLTREGKTSFRAAAPRRKEGEIQGPPGESL; this is encoded by the coding sequence ATGAAGGTCCAGATGGAAGTAAACGGGACTAGGACGGAATCGGATGTCGAGGCGACTACGCTGCTTTCCGATTTCATCAGGGAGGAGGCCAGCCTCACAGGCACCCATGTCGGCTGCGACACCTCGAACTGCGGCGCGTGCACCGTCCTACTCGACGGCAGGGCCGTGAAGTCCTGTACAGTGCTCGCTGTCCAGGCCGCGGGAAGGAAGGTCACCACAATAGAAGGGCTGGGGGACGTGAACAGCCTGAGCCCGGTGCAGTACGCTTTCTGGAAGAAACATGGTCTGCAGTGCGGCTTCTGCACGCCCGGGATGATCGTGTCTGCCTATGCCCTTATCCAGAAGAACCCGGACCCTGACGAAGAGGAGATTAGGAAAGCGCTCACGGGCAACCTATGCAGATGCACAGGGTACGTCAAGATAGTCGAGTCTGTCCGGTACGCCGCCAAGCTCACCAGAGAAGGGAAGACGTCGTTCAGGGCTGCGGCGCCCCGACGGAAGGAGGGAGAGATCCAGGGACCTCCGGGTGAGAGCCTGTGA
- a CDS encoding xanthine dehydrogenase family protein subunit M: MILHPFEYHAPETLEEAIDLAEKYGEDSKFLAGGQSIIPLMKLGLFSSGHVIDLGRVRGLDHIRKEDGVLVIGGLAKMADVEGSRAVEQACPALIDCAGSIADPLVRNMGTIGGNVCHADPANDVPAVVVASSAEMVLVGRQGERRVRAQQFFLDTFTTAAGRGEVLKEIRFDAERCRGSAYIKLQLQATDFAIVGVAARVWVRDGTVGECGVGLTGVGPTVLHPKKAEEAVQGSRPGTGAFSRAAELAAAEARPVSDLRGTAEYKQEMVKVAARRALESALKRAGGQR; the protein is encoded by the coding sequence TTGATTCTCCACCCCTTCGAGTACCACGCGCCTGAGACCCTCGAAGAAGCCATCGACCTCGCTGAAAAGTATGGAGAAGACTCCAAGTTCCTCGCAGGAGGGCAGAGCATAATCCCGCTGATGAAGCTGGGGCTCTTCTCGTCGGGTCATGTGATCGATCTGGGGCGTGTGAGGGGGCTGGACCATATCAGGAAAGAGGACGGAGTCCTAGTCATAGGAGGGCTCGCCAAAATGGCCGACGTTGAGGGATCCAGGGCGGTGGAGCAGGCGTGTCCGGCGCTCATAGACTGCGCTGGGAGCATCGCCGACCCCCTGGTCCGCAATATGGGGACCATCGGGGGGAATGTCTGTCATGCGGACCCTGCTAACGACGTCCCAGCCGTCGTCGTGGCTTCGAGTGCCGAGATGGTCCTGGTAGGCAGGCAGGGCGAAAGGAGGGTGAGGGCGCAGCAGTTCTTCCTAGACACGTTCACTACTGCCGCGGGGAGGGGAGAGGTCCTGAAGGAGATCAGATTCGACGCGGAGAGGTGCAGGGGGAGCGCCTACATCAAACTGCAGCTGCAAGCCACCGACTTCGCCATAGTCGGGGTGGCGGCCAGGGTCTGGGTTCGTGACGGCACCGTCGGCGAGTGCGGCGTAGGCCTTACCGGGGTCGGGCCGACGGTTTTACATCCGAAGAAGGCAGAGGAAGCGGTGCAGGGGAGCAGACCAGGAACGGGTGCCTTCTCCAGGGCAGCGGAGCTGGCGGCTGCGGAGGCCAGGCCAGTGTCCGATCTCAGAGGGACGGCGGAGTACAAACAGGAGATGGTGAAGGTGGCCGCGAGGAGAGCGCTCGAGAGTGCCCTCAAGAGGGCGGGAGGGCAGAGATGA
- a CDS encoding NADP oxidoreductase yields the protein MKSRVGIIGKGNVGNILKDGLERAGYQVRAVGNEPRAVVETAKWAELIILAVPFKALDDAVKEMGDSVNGKPLVDVTNLYSPEMLAAVGSKSGAEVLQEKAGKAKVVKAFNTHFAKNMSRGRIGDEQLTFFVAGDDKDAKAKTLELGKDLGFDPVDAGPLSNAKLLESLGNLNIQLGYALGLGADIGFKLVRAQTPP from the coding sequence ATGAAATCTAGGGTCGGGATCATCGGGAAAGGCAATGTAGGAAACATCCTGAAGGACGGCCTCGAAAGGGCGGGCTATCAGGTCAGGGCAGTTGGGAACGAACCAAGGGCCGTCGTCGAGACGGCGAAGTGGGCAGAGCTGATCATCCTCGCCGTGCCCTTCAAAGCCCTTGACGACGCGGTCAAGGAGATGGGAGACAGTGTCAACGGCAAACCTCTCGTCGATGTCACCAACCTCTACTCTCCGGAGATGCTGGCCGCCGTCGGATCTAAGAGCGGTGCCGAGGTACTCCAGGAAAAGGCGGGGAAGGCCAAGGTCGTGAAGGCGTTCAACACTCACTTCGCGAAGAACATGTCCCGGGGCCGCATCGGGGACGAGCAGCTTACCTTCTTCGTAGCAGGGGATGACAAGGACGCGAAGGCGAAAACATTGGAGCTGGGCAAGGATCTCGGCTTCGACCCTGTGGACGCGGGCCCCCTGTCCAATGCAAAGCTCCTCGAGTCCCTCGGGAACTTGAACATCCAGCTGGGTTACGCCCTTGGGCTGGGCGCCGACATCGGGTTCAAGTTGGTCAGGGCGCAGACGCCGCCCTAG
- a CDS encoding AlkZ family DNA glycosylase, giving the protein MTWKQVAAFRLSRHNLVRRKPGTALASVLRDMGGAQSQLLMAGQMSIWARVKGVKLSRLDSALWKERTLAKAWCMRRTMFLVPSGELATFVRGSALRAEREIRWVLSKGVPARKLDAVVEEVLLAMQEPVTQSVLAEMVSRALHQKVKYAHGGGWGSRRKVPCVEVGGLTLPANYLLHLAGARGVYCSGPSIGNETTFVRADRWIPSWRDVPRREAEKELVTWYLRSFGPSTVSDFGTWTGMTADDAKDVWSRVEGETVQVDVEGSSGSVLAGDLEELQSAHLDEVNVRLLPFFDSFLLGHKSHRNIVSPTDHGHVYRPAGWVSPVLLVDGRAAGVWSYTTKNGTLQIQVRSFSDISEEVSSLVREEAAELGRFVGCAAVDVKTS; this is encoded by the coding sequence GTGACGTGGAAGCAGGTTGCCGCCTTCAGGCTCTCCAGGCACAACCTCGTCAGGAGAAAGCCTGGAACGGCTCTGGCTTCGGTATTGAGAGACATGGGAGGCGCCCAGTCGCAACTGCTCATGGCAGGACAGATGTCCATCTGGGCGAGAGTCAAAGGCGTGAAACTCTCCCGGCTGGACTCGGCCCTCTGGAAGGAAAGGACACTTGCGAAGGCCTGGTGCATGCGGAGGACGATGTTCCTCGTCCCCTCGGGCGAATTGGCCACCTTCGTTAGGGGGAGCGCGCTGCGCGCGGAGCGGGAGATTCGATGGGTTCTGTCGAAGGGAGTACCGGCACGGAAGCTCGACGCGGTGGTGGAAGAAGTGCTTCTGGCGATGCAGGAACCAGTCACCCAATCCGTCCTAGCGGAAATGGTAAGCAGGGCTCTTCACCAGAAGGTGAAGTACGCGCACGGAGGGGGGTGGGGGAGCAGGCGGAAGGTCCCTTGCGTCGAGGTGGGAGGCCTTACCCTCCCAGCGAACTATCTCCTGCACCTGGCTGGCGCTCGGGGAGTCTACTGCTCCGGACCAAGCATCGGCAACGAGACCACTTTCGTGCGGGCCGACAGGTGGATACCAAGCTGGAGAGACGTGCCCCGGCGCGAAGCTGAGAAGGAGTTGGTCACCTGGTATCTGAGGTCTTTCGGACCGTCCACGGTCTCGGACTTCGGCACCTGGACGGGGATGACAGCCGATGATGCGAAGGATGTCTGGTCCCGCGTAGAAGGGGAGACGGTCCAGGTTGACGTGGAAGGCTCAAGCGGTTCTGTCCTCGCGGGCGACCTAGAGGAACTGCAAAGCGCGCACCTAGACGAGGTCAACGTGCGCCTCCTCCCGTTCTTCGACTCCTTCCTCCTCGGGCACAAGTCCCACCGCAACATAGTCAGCCCGACGGACCACGGGCACGTCTACAGGCCCGCAGGGTGGGTCTCTCCGGTCCTTCTGGTTGACGGCAGGGCGGCTGGGGTGTGGTCCTACACGACGAAGAACGGAACCCTCCAAATCCAGGTCAGGTCGTTCTCGGACATTTCGGAGGAGGTCTCGTCACTGGTACGCGAAGAAGCCGCAGAGCTTGGACGGTTCGTCGGCTGCGCTGCGGTAGACGTGAAGACATCGTGA
- a CDS encoding xanthine dehydrogenase family protein molybdopterin-binding subunit, translating to MASTVQSLARKDEGVLGKPMTRMEDPKFITGTGKFIDDIRLPGMLRAAFVRTTYAHARILQIDISKAIECKGVRLVLTAAEIANDIAEVPSVGRSKAAKATHRRVLASEEVNFVGEPVALVVADDERSAREGAELIEVEYDQLPPVIDPEKALEKGSPKVHSYLKDNVGYHFEKSFGDLRRAFAVAEHIVRVDLEFPRLNAVPLEPRDIIASYDGDGILTAWVASQSPHEMRSDLASILGMPKPKVRVIVSDMGGGFGQKGFYPEYASVCYAAMKLRRPVKWVESRAENFLAASQGRGQTQHVEAAVTKDGRILGLKVKVICDGGAYSDWSISMPETTVQMSTGTYDIGAFSGEAFTAFTNKSPIGAYRGASRPEAAYLIERTINVIAKELKLDPVKVRLKNYVPRTKFPYHSAGGLTYDSGDYEGNMRAALKLAKYGDMLRYQRTARARGELVGVAAITYVEVCGFGSGYPQTATVTVTDQGEVIVTSGTTPHGQGHWTPFAQIVADELGVEPQEVQFRSGDTNSLPWSTVTAGSRSAVVGGSAVLLATRRVKEKMAKIAAKMLGTGTRRLTFSKGKIYAEGSGKKASFKEVASTAYQPTELPEGMEASLYEYCAFAPPGNTFPFGTHLAMVEVDKETGKVKVIKYVAVDDVGTVLNPLIVDGQVQGGILQGISQALLEGIVYDDNGQLVTSTLSDYHIPVSDTAPSMECYRTETPSPLNPLGAKGVGEAGTIAATPVIANAVEDALSPFEATVEKLPLTPSYIWSLMKAGRNRTSVPSGHRKAGRLTRRSRQSRLKRGLP from the coding sequence TTGGCCTCCACGGTGCAGAGCCTGGCGAGGAAGGATGAGGGAGTGCTGGGAAAGCCGATGACGAGGATGGAGGACCCGAAGTTCATCACCGGGACCGGGAAGTTCATCGACGACATCAGACTCCCTGGCATGCTCCGCGCGGCCTTCGTGCGGACGACGTACGCCCACGCCAGAATACTGCAGATCGACATCTCGAAGGCCATCGAGTGCAAGGGGGTGAGGCTCGTCCTCACCGCGGCTGAAATCGCCAACGACATCGCTGAAGTCCCTTCGGTCGGACGGTCCAAGGCGGCGAAAGCGACCCACCGCCGGGTCCTGGCCTCGGAGGAGGTGAACTTCGTCGGCGAGCCCGTCGCCTTGGTGGTGGCGGACGACGAAAGGTCCGCCAGGGAAGGGGCAGAGCTGATTGAGGTGGAGTACGACCAGCTCCCGCCAGTCATAGATCCCGAGAAGGCACTGGAGAAGGGGTCGCCCAAGGTCCACTCCTATCTCAAGGACAACGTGGGTTACCACTTCGAGAAGAGCTTCGGGGACCTCAGGAGAGCGTTCGCCGTGGCCGAGCACATCGTGAGGGTCGACCTCGAGTTTCCGAGGCTCAACGCGGTCCCGCTCGAGCCAAGGGACATCATCGCGTCATATGACGGGGATGGAATCCTGACCGCCTGGGTCGCCAGCCAGTCTCCCCACGAGATGAGAAGCGACCTGGCGTCGATTCTGGGCATGCCCAAGCCGAAGGTGAGGGTGATCGTTTCCGACATGGGGGGCGGGTTCGGCCAGAAGGGGTTCTACCCAGAGTATGCGTCGGTCTGCTACGCCGCGATGAAGCTCAGAAGGCCAGTGAAGTGGGTCGAGTCGAGGGCGGAGAACTTCCTCGCAGCGTCTCAGGGGAGGGGGCAGACGCAGCATGTGGAAGCGGCCGTTACCAAGGACGGCAGGATACTCGGGCTGAAGGTCAAGGTGATCTGCGACGGCGGCGCCTACAGCGACTGGTCCATTTCGATGCCCGAGACGACCGTCCAGATGTCCACCGGAACCTATGACATCGGGGCGTTCAGTGGCGAGGCGTTCACAGCGTTCACAAACAAGTCCCCCATAGGCGCCTACAGGGGGGCGTCAAGACCGGAGGCAGCCTATCTCATCGAGAGGACCATCAACGTCATAGCGAAGGAACTGAAGCTAGACCCGGTGAAGGTCAGGCTGAAGAATTACGTGCCGAGGACGAAGTTCCCCTATCACTCGGCTGGTGGGCTCACCTACGACAGTGGAGACTACGAAGGGAACATGAGGGCGGCCCTGAAGCTGGCGAAGTACGGCGACATGCTCCGCTATCAGAGGACCGCGAGGGCCAGAGGCGAACTCGTGGGCGTGGCCGCGATAACCTACGTGGAGGTCTGTGGTTTCGGGTCAGGATACCCCCAGACGGCAACTGTCACAGTAACGGACCAAGGGGAGGTCATCGTCACCAGCGGCACCACCCCCCACGGCCAGGGTCACTGGACCCCATTCGCGCAGATAGTAGCTGACGAGCTGGGGGTGGAGCCACAGGAGGTCCAGTTCCGGTCAGGAGACACCAACTCATTGCCGTGGTCTACCGTCACGGCCGGGAGCAGGTCGGCAGTGGTCGGAGGGTCCGCCGTGCTGTTAGCGACCCGCAGGGTGAAAGAGAAGATGGCGAAGATTGCGGCGAAGATGCTTGGGACAGGGACGCGGAGGCTGACGTTCTCGAAGGGTAAGATATACGCAGAGGGATCGGGGAAGAAGGCGTCGTTCAAAGAGGTCGCTTCGACCGCCTATCAGCCCACGGAACTGCCCGAAGGAATGGAAGCCTCGCTGTACGAATACTGCGCCTTCGCGCCGCCGGGGAACACCTTCCCGTTCGGCACCCATCTGGCTATGGTGGAAGTGGACAAGGAAACGGGGAAGGTGAAGGTCATCAAGTACGTGGCGGTGGACGACGTCGGGACGGTCCTAAACCCTCTCATAGTGGACGGACAGGTCCAGGGAGGGATTCTGCAGGGGATATCTCAGGCCCTGCTGGAAGGGATAGTCTACGATGATAACGGCCAACTCGTGACTTCCACCCTTTCCGACTACCACATCCCTGTGTCCGACACCGCCCCGTCCATGGAATGCTACAGGACGGAGACCCCCTCCCCGCTCAACCCCCTTGGAGCCAAAGGGGTCGGAGAAGCGGGCACCATAGCGGCCACCCCCGTCATAGCTAACGCAGTAGAGGATGCCCTCTCGCCATTCGAGGCTACCGTGGAGAAGCTCCCGTTGACCCCTTCCTACATCTGGTCCCTCATGAAGGCAGGGAGAAACAGAACCTCGGTGCCATCAGGTCATCGGAAAGCAGGACGTCTCACCCGAAGAAGCAGGCAGTCCCGTCTCAAACGCGGGCTTCCGTGA
- a CDS encoding nucleotidyltransferase family protein codes for MLIVAIVLAAGESRRMGRPKQTLNVGGVPMLQRVLDMLRKTKVDRVVVVTGAHWEELRAAVKFGKEEVIHNEGYAEGMGSSLRAGIAAAGTADAVLIVLADQPSVLPDTVDALIAGYRSSEKRIVAPVYHGRRGNPVLFDRALFPKMSQVRGDVGAKAIVERNRDFLLEIPVEDDGVVTDIDEPDDLDGFRLPDGPE; via the coding sequence ATGCTGATCGTTGCGATAGTCCTGGCCGCGGGAGAGTCCAGAAGGATGGGGAGGCCGAAGCAAACCCTGAACGTCGGCGGCGTCCCGATGCTCCAGAGGGTCCTGGACATGCTGCGGAAGACGAAGGTGGACAGGGTGGTCGTAGTCACGGGAGCGCACTGGGAAGAGTTGAGGGCTGCGGTGAAGTTCGGTAAAGAAGAGGTAATCCACAACGAAGGGTACGCCGAAGGAATGGGCAGTTCGCTCCGGGCGGGCATAGCCGCGGCAGGGACGGCCGATGCTGTCTTGATCGTGCTGGCAGACCAGCCCTCCGTCCTCCCGGATACCGTCGACGCCCTGATCGCCGGTTACCGGTCTTCTGAGAAACGGATCGTGGCGCCGGTCTATCATGGCAGGAGGGGGAACCCTGTGCTCTTCGATAGAGCACTCTTCCCGAAGATGTCGCAGGTGCGCGGAGACGTCGGCGCGAAGGCCATAGTAGAGAGGAACCGGGACTTCCTGCTGGAGATTCCGGTGGAAGACGACGGAGTGGTGACCGACATCGACGAGCCCGATGACCTTGACGGCTTCCGATTGCCGGACGGGCCAGAGTAA
- a CDS encoding XdhC family protein: MKQVDFAKAMGALVGRGEPFAVATVVKTEGASIGKPGFKLIISSTGEVLYGTLGGACPESAVVPYAKKTIRTGLPKTIKVYLESVEDSVGAVLKSQGEDEVHVETNCGGNMELYIEPYLPTQRLVIVGQGGKDDVEDALVGLGKVLDFDVVVIDHSPVLTEQPDQVVRDLDGFAFSDSDSVIVLTKGARDVETLEALSKFKLRYVGLMASAQRAKDNLAQLKKDGVPEAFLSSLRTPVGLDIGAITPTEIALSIIAEVVADRYGKIAVRKMLGRSAGSVRIEESG, from the coding sequence TTGAAACAGGTAGATTTTGCCAAGGCGATGGGCGCCCTTGTGGGGCGAGGCGAACCCTTCGCCGTGGCCACGGTGGTCAAGACCGAGGGGGCATCGATTGGCAAACCCGGGTTCAAACTGATCATCTCCAGCACTGGCGAAGTTCTCTACGGCACCCTGGGGGGCGCATGCCCGGAGTCTGCGGTGGTCCCCTACGCCAAGAAGACCATCAGGACTGGGCTCCCGAAGACCATCAAAGTCTACCTCGAAAGCGTAGAGGACTCTGTGGGTGCGGTCCTGAAGAGTCAAGGCGAGGACGAGGTCCACGTGGAGACCAACTGCGGAGGAAACATGGAACTTTACATCGAACCCTATCTGCCGACGCAGAGGCTTGTCATCGTAGGCCAGGGGGGGAAGGACGACGTGGAAGATGCACTGGTCGGCCTGGGGAAGGTGCTGGACTTCGACGTCGTGGTGATAGACCACAGCCCTGTCCTGACCGAGCAGCCTGACCAGGTAGTAAGAGACCTGGATGGATTCGCCTTTTCGGACTCGGACTCGGTAATCGTCCTCACCAAGGGGGCGAGGGATGTGGAGACTCTGGAGGCGTTGTCCAAATTCAAGCTCAGATACGTGGGGCTTATGGCAAGCGCGCAAAGGGCGAAGGACAACCTGGCCCAGCTGAAGAAGGACGGCGTCCCGGAGGCGTTTCTGTCGTCGCTGAGGACCCCCGTGGGGCTGGACATCGGAGCGATCACCCCCACTGAAATCGCACTAAGCATAATCGCCGAAGTGGTTGCCGACAGATATGGAAAGATCGCGGTGAGGAAAATGCTCGGCAGAAGCGCCGGCTCCGTACGAATCGAGGAATCCGGTTGA
- a CDS encoding MOSC domain-containing protein: MAGTVRQISVKVRTPGERGLPKKSVDSAFVGLGGLVGDYNVYRHEEIEDDPDSAVLIMPIETVEELNAEGWPVKPGDLGENLTTSGIPYSSFSVGKAFTAGEARLQISRACEPCDNLFLLPYVRSRGQAFLKTMLGRRGWYARVVKEGWVKAGDPITEARV, from the coding sequence GTGGCCGGCACAGTCCGCCAGATCAGTGTAAAGGTCCGTACCCCTGGCGAAAGGGGACTCCCGAAGAAGTCCGTGGACTCGGCCTTCGTTGGTCTGGGGGGCCTTGTGGGGGACTACAACGTCTACAGGCATGAAGAAATCGAGGACGACCCGGACTCGGCCGTCCTGATAATGCCGATCGAGACGGTCGAGGAGCTCAATGCCGAAGGATGGCCGGTGAAGCCAGGAGACTTGGGCGAGAACCTCACCACCAGTGGGATTCCCTACTCCTCGTTTAGCGTCGGAAAGGCGTTCACGGCGGGGGAGGCCCGGCTCCAGATTTCAAGGGCCTGTGAGCCCTGCGACAACCTGTTCCTCCTTCCATATGTGAGGTCGAGAGGACAGGCGTTCCTGAAGACTATGCTGGGCCGGCGCGGATGGTACGCCAGGGTCGTCAAAGAAGGATGGGTGAAGGCAGGAGACCCCATCACGGAAGCCCGCGTTTGA
- a CDS encoding carbon monoxide dehydrogenase subunit G: MRYEGKVQFSAGRAKVYSFITDPASIITIVPDVVESKVVDGDHFMVKAKTGIGPIRGTIDFAFTIADKEEGRRATLVGKGRGMQSTIDLSMKMEMEDAQDGCVAKWVAEAQVGGTMAGVGARLIGGVAEKYIRQVADNLAKAASA, encoded by the coding sequence ATGCGCTACGAAGGGAAAGTGCAGTTCAGCGCTGGCAGGGCGAAGGTCTACTCGTTCATAACCGACCCGGCGAGCATCATCACCATAGTGCCAGATGTCGTCGAGTCTAAGGTCGTCGACGGCGACCACTTCATGGTCAAGGCGAAAACCGGGATCGGGCCAATCCGCGGGACGATCGACTTCGCCTTCACCATAGCGGACAAAGAAGAGGGGAGGAGGGCGACCCTCGTGGGAAAGGGGAGAGGGATGCAGAGCACGATAGACCTCAGCATGAAGATGGAAATGGAAGATGCCCAGGACGGGTGCGTCGCAAAGTGGGTCGCTGAGGCTCAGGTTGGAGGGACCATGGCCGGGGTCGGGGCGAGGCTGATAGGTGGGGTAGCCGAAAAGTACATCAGGCAGGTGGCCGACAACCTGGCGAAGGCGGCCTCGGCCTAA